ACGTCTATATAACATCCCCTagattaaaagaaaaagatattatataaataatttattatgccaataaaaaaaaatatataaaatgttaatgtaattatatatatatatattttatttttataagtgTTAATGATttgcatattatataatgcattattcattattatataattttaaattgtaaataaaacaagcgttataagaataaatattataaatgcgGATGCATAGCCAGATAAGCAGTTGGCAAACAAAATATAGTAAAGAGATATTTTAACCTAAATAAATacgagaaaaaaaaaatgaagcaGCAGATTATATCATGAGGATAAATTagagaatatttttttaacgcatttattatattatattatataaaaaaaaataataatatataaaaaataacaattagtaaaataaatataaaaaaaaaacacaaaaaaatatatgtataaaatacaaatatcccataataataagaaaaattaagtacaaaaatatataattgtacaAATCAAAATTAAATAGTACTTTCAAGGCAAAAGACTTGCCGATGTTTAGGAAACATCCTAAGCtatattatgatattgtatatatatatatatacatatatactatatacaaattataaaaaaaaagcaaaaaaaaccaaaaaaaaacaaaaaaaaacaaaaaaaaaccaaaaaaatcatcataaaaatataaactgGATTTACGAACATTTGTTTATCCTTTTGTAtgttttgtatttttttttattaacataattttatttttttttttctttaaaaataatatatataatttgaaaTTTAAGACACATTTGCacgtatgtatatatatatatgtaaatatacatatttataacacataataataataataaaagcaCATGCTTAAATGTGAAGTATCGCTTTTTATTTGATggctattatatataattaaaaaaaaggagaaacgatatatgtaaatatatattctatatatacatatatacatttacaTATATAGTTTAACCTTATAAATTTAcctaaataaatattaaaagtgcacaaaaaaaaatgtcaatAGCCAATTCgtctaaaatatttataggaAGTATTCCCAAAGACGTTACCGAGGTAATTGCATACCATATGTATGAATGCACATTCGTTTCATTTGCATTTTTCCTCCACATTTTTCCTCCGCATTTTCTGACATcccattttatttatatctatatataggATGAACTAAAAACAGAAGTGGCAAAGTATGGAAATGTAGTTCAAGTGTATTATGTGCCCGCTACTACCCAAAGCCCAAGAGGCTGGGCATTTATTACTTATGAACAAAGGTCAGAAGCATATAAAGCAATAGAATCTTTAgattataaatgtatatttccAAATAGTCAGAGACCACTAGATGTGCGTTTTGCAAGTTATAAACACAATAATACAAATGATATGCAAGTAAAttctattaataaaaatatatggcaAAAACATGTAACATCTGATGGTCatccatattattataattctaTAACTGGCCATTCTCAATGGGAAAAACCAAAAGAAATCACCCCAGTCAATTATCCCGCAAAAAATACAGTTGCTTCTTTTGGACCCCCTGGCGCTAATGTTTTTGTATTCCACTTGCCATCCCATTGGACCGACATGGAATTATATCAGGTAAGGCACCCCGCAAATGTAGAACTAGCGAACATGTAGAACTAGCGAACATGTAGAACTAGCGAACATGTAGAACTAGCGAACATGTAGAACTAGCGAACATGTAGAACTAGCGAACATGTAGAAACTAGCGAACATGTAGAAAATTGCCAAACTTCTGAACATGTTCACCCCCTACTTTTTTTGATGCAGCATTTTCAACACTTTGGATACGTAGTAAGCGCACGAATACAGAGAGATGCAAATGGAAGAAATAAAGGATATGGTTTTGTCAGTTTTAATAATCCTGAATCAGCATTAAATGCTATAAAAGGTATGCATGGATTTTATGTTTCaggaaaacatttaaaagttcaattaaaaaaaggtGAAGAACATTATATTCAATTAAATACACCAGCTCAACCACAATTAACACCTGCTCAACCATATACAGTCCAACAACCAATAATGGGAAATCATCCACAACCATATATGACACATATAATGTATGGGGGTATGGAATCTCCAAATCAAATgagatataataattattcgTTAAgtagataataaaatatttattttatttacttatatatatgtaat
This genomic window from Plasmodium yoelii strain 17X genome assembly, chromosome: 7 contains:
- a CDS encoding RNA-binding protein, putative, translated to MSIANSSKIFIGSIPKDVTEDELKTEVAKYGNVVQVYYVPATTQSPRGWAFITYEQRSEAYKAIESLDYKCIFPNSQRPLDVRFASYKHNNTNDMQVNSINKNIWQKHVTSDGHPYYYNSITGHSQWEKPKEITPVNYPAKNTVASFGPPGANVFVFHLPSHWTDMELYQHFQHFGYVVSARIQRDANGRNKGYGFVSFNNPESALNAIKGMHGFYVSGKHLKVQLKKGEEHYIQLNTPAQPQLTPAQPYTVQQPIMGNHPQPYMTHIMYGGMESPNQMRYNNYSLSR